One Myxocyprinus asiaticus isolate MX2 ecotype Aquarium Trade chromosome 20, UBuf_Myxa_2, whole genome shotgun sequence genomic region harbors:
- the LOC127411269 gene encoding dnaJ homolog subfamily C member 27 isoform X1, with protein MDTNVQKRRENKKSLRVKVISLGNAEVGKSCIIKRYCEKRFVPKYLATIGIDYGVTKVQVRDREIKVNIFDMAGHPFFYEVRNEFYKDSQGVILVYDVGLRESFDALDSWLTEMKQEMGSQANMENIIFVVCANKVDLTKRRVVDESEGRLWAESRGFHYFETSAQSGEGINEMFQAFFSSITDMCENGGKRPTPEVNVGFTKEQADTIRRIRNSKDSWDMLGVKPGATREEVNKAYRKLAVLLHPDKCVAPGSEDAFKAVVNARTSLLKNIKFVQLIEVLS; from the exons ATGGACACGAATGTTCAGAAGAGACGAGAAAACAAAAAGTCATTACGGGTTAAGGTCATTAGTCTGGGGAATGCAGAAGTAGGGAAG AGTTGCATTATTAAACGATATTGTGAGAAGCGATTTGTGCCCAAATATCTGGCCACTATAGGTATAGATTATGGAGTAACCAA GGTTCAGGTTCGGGACAGGGAGATAAAAGTTAACATTTTCGATATGGCTGGACATCCATTCTTCTATGAG GTACGTAATGAGTTCTATAAGGACTCTCAAGGGGTTATTCTAGTCTACGATGTTGGTCTGAGAGAGAGCTTTGATGCTCTGGACAGCTGGCTTACAGAGATGAAGCAGGAAATGGGATCACAGGCCAACATGGAGAACATCATCTTTGTCGTGTGTGCCAACAAG GTTGACTTGACGAAAAGACGAGTGGTGGATGAGAGTGAGGGGAGACTTTGGGCTGAAAGCAGAGGGTTTCATTACTTTGAGACTTCTGCCCAGAGTGGTGAAGGCATCAATGAAATGTTTCAG GCTTTTTTCTCTTCTATAACGGACATGTGTGAGAACGGAGGGAAACGACCCACTCCAGAGGTCAATGTAGGTTTTACCAAAGAGCAGGCTGACACTATCCGGCGCATCCGCAATAGCAAAGACAGCTGGGACATGCTGGGGGTTAAACCAGGGGCCACAAG GGAAGAAGTCAACAAGGCATATAGGAAGTTGGCTGTACTGTTGCATCCAGACAAGTGTGTGGCTCCAGGCAGCGAGGATGCCTTTAAAGCAGTGGTTAATGCCCGCACTTCCCTGCTCAAGAATATCAA GTTTGTGCAGTTGATAGAGGTCTTGAGCTGA
- the LOC127411269 gene encoding dnaJ homolog subfamily C member 27 isoform X2 translates to MDTNVQKRRENKKSLRVKVISLGNAEVGKSCIIKRYCEKRFVPKYLATIGIDYGVTKVQVRDREIKVNIFDMAGHPFFYEVRNEFYKDSQGVILVYDVGLRESFDALDSWLTEMKQEMGSQANMENIIFVVCANKVDLTKRRVVDESEGRLWAESRGFHYFETSAQSGEGINEMFQAFFSSITDMCENGGKRPTPEVNVGFTKEQADTIRRIRNSKDSWDMLGVKPGATREEVNKAYRKLAVLLHPDKCVAPGSEDAFKAVVNARTSLLKNINRSASHCR, encoded by the exons ATGGACACGAATGTTCAGAAGAGACGAGAAAACAAAAAGTCATTACGGGTTAAGGTCATTAGTCTGGGGAATGCAGAAGTAGGGAAG AGTTGCATTATTAAACGATATTGTGAGAAGCGATTTGTGCCCAAATATCTGGCCACTATAGGTATAGATTATGGAGTAACCAA GGTTCAGGTTCGGGACAGGGAGATAAAAGTTAACATTTTCGATATGGCTGGACATCCATTCTTCTATGAG GTACGTAATGAGTTCTATAAGGACTCTCAAGGGGTTATTCTAGTCTACGATGTTGGTCTGAGAGAGAGCTTTGATGCTCTGGACAGCTGGCTTACAGAGATGAAGCAGGAAATGGGATCACAGGCCAACATGGAGAACATCATCTTTGTCGTGTGTGCCAACAAG GTTGACTTGACGAAAAGACGAGTGGTGGATGAGAGTGAGGGGAGACTTTGGGCTGAAAGCAGAGGGTTTCATTACTTTGAGACTTCTGCCCAGAGTGGTGAAGGCATCAATGAAATGTTTCAG GCTTTTTTCTCTTCTATAACGGACATGTGTGAGAACGGAGGGAAACGACCCACTCCAGAGGTCAATGTAGGTTTTACCAAAGAGCAGGCTGACACTATCCGGCGCATCCGCAATAGCAAAGACAGCTGGGACATGCTGGGGGTTAAACCAGGGGCCACAAG GGAAGAAGTCAACAAGGCATATAGGAAGTTGGCTGTACTGTTGCATCCAGACAAGTGTGTGGCTCCAGGCAGCGAGGATGCCTTTAAAGCAGTGGTTAATGCCCGCACTTCCCTGCTCAAGAATATCAA TCGATCAGCTTCACATTGCCGTTAA